CGCCGTCGCCCGCAAAGGCGATTATCGCTATCTCATCATTAATCCGACCGGTCTTGCGCAAAAACCGATATGCCGCCTCAACTCCGGCTGCAGTTGATGCTGCTGTTTCGAAGGCGGTGTGAATCATCGGCACCTGCCAGGCGCTGTGCGGATAAATTGAGGAAAAAATTTCCAGGCAGCCGGTAGCCATCGTTGTTACTACCGGCATACCTGCTGTCTGGGCAGCGAGTAAAATCTGCCGCACCGCCAACGCTTCACCACAACCAGCACAGGCACGATGACCATGGGAAAACAGTTCCTGATTTTTTGCCAGGTCAGTAAGTTTCAACATCCTTCACCTCACTCCCACATAGGTTACTAATTCATCTTTTTTACCGGAAAGGACCTGCTCATAAACCGCAATGGCGTCTTCCGGAGTAAACTCCTTACCACCTAACCCATAAACATAGGAAAAAACCTCGGGTTTCTCAGGTGCGTTGTAAAGTACCGAAGTTACTTCGGTAAATAGCGGACCACCATAGGAGTTCACCGCATCAACCCGGTCAAGTACGCCAATTTTCTTGAATTTGCTAAGACTCTGCTTCAAAAGCTGCCAGACGAGCGGCCGATACACCCGCAGTTTCACCATCCCCACCTTCTTTCCCTGAGCCCGCAATCGGTCAACCGCAACCCGACAGGTGCCGCAGGCTGAACCCATCAAAAGCAAGACCGCCTCGGCATCTTCACATCTGTACTCCTCAAGTACCGGATATGTTCGCCCAAAACGTTTGCCAAACTCCTCCTGTACCGCCTGAATTATTGGCAGCGTCTGATTCATCCCTTCAATCTCACCCCGCTTAAACTCAAAGTAGTAATCCTGCAATGTTGCCGGACCAACCAGAATCGGTTTACGCCAGTCGAGCAGATTGTACTGAGGCTGTCGCACACCGAGAAAATCTCGCACCGCCTGGTCATCTAAGGTCTCAATCCGCTCCTGACAGTGGGAAAGAATGAACCCATCAATTGCGACGAGCGCCGGCAGATTTGCCTTTTCTGCAATTTTCACCGCTTGAATTAGCGTATCATAACCTTCCTGCACCGTCTCGCAGAAAAACTGCATCCAGCCGGAATCCCGCGATGCGACCGAATCGGAGTGGTCACCATGGATGTTTAACGGTGAAGAAAGCGAACGAGAAGCAACCGCCATCACAATTGGCAACCGTAATCCCGCAGCGATAAAAAGCATCTCGTGCATCAAAGCCAGACCCTGTGAAGCGGTTGCGGTCATCACCCGGCAACCACAAGCCGCCGCACCGATACAGGCGGTCATTGCGGAATGTTCGCTCTCCACCGGGACGAACTCAGTATCCACCTCACCATCACTGACATAGTTAGAAAACAACTGAACGATTTCGGTTGATGGAGTAATAGGATAAGCCGCCACCACATCTGGGTTAATCTGCTTCATTGCGTAGGCCAACGCCTCATTGCCGGTCTTCGCCAGAATCATTTTCGCTCCTTTTCCATGGTAATCGCCTTTGCCGGACAAATACTGGCACAGTTTCCGCATCCCTTGCAAAACTCGTAATTAACTCCTATCACCTTACCGTCTTTAATGATAA
The nucleotide sequence above comes from candidate division WOR-3 bacterium. Encoded proteins:
- the porA gene encoding pyruvate ferredoxin oxidoreductase, whose product is MILAKTGNEALAYAMKQINPDVVAAYPITPSTEIVQLFSNYVSDGEVDTEFVPVESEHSAMTACIGAAACGCRVMTATASQGLALMHEMLFIAAGLRLPIVMAVASRSLSSPLNIHGDHSDSVASRDSGWMQFFCETVQEGYDTLIQAVKIAEKANLPALVAIDGFILSHCQERIETLDDQAVRDFLGVRQPQYNLLDWRKPILVGPATLQDYYFEFKRGEIEGMNQTLPIIQAVQEEFGKRFGRTYPVLEEYRCEDAEAVLLLMGSACGTCRVAVDRLRAQGKKVGMVKLRVYRPLVWQLLKQSLSKFKKIGVLDRVDAVNSYGGPLFTEVTSVLYNAPEKPEVFSYVYGLGGKEFTPEDAIAVYEQVLSGKKDELVTYVGVR
- a CDS encoding 4Fe-4S binding protein gives rise to the protein MAAVKENKTGAWRSVRPVWDKEKCKQCLMCWIYCPDSSIIIKDGKVIGVNYEFCKGCGNCASICPAKAITMEKERK